One segment of Argonema galeatum A003/A1 DNA contains the following:
- a CDS encoding DUF4912 domain-containing protein, whose amino-acid sequence MPPSATASPNTAGQNARSDRTETATSERRFPWWWLWLLGIPLLGGLLWWLLKDRGAEIPSSVGTIIASAAPAVPAAPSNSSLFLVPYDGKNAYAYWQIAPAQIEALRRQGGEKLMLRLYDVTGFLDPEGHRPYCLHQSSCEAQQQYLLVTLPAENRDYMVELGYLTLAGVWLPLTRSGLVRVTPSVPTANVVIVDSSSSNGGASWLTNGTGTALTVAATPSYAQKYHSLPPSNSLLFLVPYDGKNAYAYWQIAPAQIEALQRQGGEKLVLRLYDVTDIPDSERHKLHSLHQFDCNAQEQYLLLTLPAEDRDYIVALGYLTHIGNWLPLTRSGTVRVAAGVATENVVLSLMLRDSKNIYAYWEIPPVAVAALKHQGDKS is encoded by the coding sequence TTGCCACCGAGTGCGACTGCTTCGCCCAACACCGCAGGGCAAAACGCTCGCAGCGATCGTACAGAAACTGCGACTTCAGAACGGCGATTTCCGTGGTGGTGGCTTTGGCTACTGGGGATTCCTTTACTGGGAGGGTTGCTCTGGTGGCTACTAAAAGATCGGGGAGCGGAGATCCCCTCCTCAGTCGGTACTATAATCGCCTCAGCAGCCCCAGCAGTCCCCGCTGCGCCATCCAACAGCAGCCTGTTTTTAGTTCCTTATGACGGCAAAAACGCCTACGCTTATTGGCAAATTGCCCCAGCCCAAATCGAAGCTCTCCGCCGCCAAGGGGGAGAAAAGCTGATGTTGCGGCTGTATGATGTCACCGGCTTCCTAGATCCAGAGGGCCACAGACCCTACTGCTTACACCAGTCCAGCTGTGAGGCGCAACAGCAATATTTGCTTGTTACCCTACCAGCAGAGAATCGGGATTACATGGTGGAGTTGGGTTACCTCACCCTCGCAGGAGTTTGGCTACCGCTGACTCGATCGGGCCTAGTGCGGGTTACCCCCAGCGTCCCCACAGCCAACGTCGTCATAGTAGACAGTAGTAGCAGCAATGGGGGAGCAAGTTGGCTCACCAACGGCACAGGAACCGCTTTAACGGTGGCAGCCACCCCTTCATACGCACAAAAGTACCACTCATTACCACCATCCAACAGCCTCTTATTCTTGGTTCCTTATGACGGCAAAAACGCCTACGCTTATTGGCAAATTGCCCCAGCCCAAATCGAAGCTCTCCAGCGCCAAGGGGGAGAAAAGTTGGTGTTGCGCCTGTATGATGTCACGGACATCCCAGACTCAGAGCGTCACAAACTCCATAGCCTACACCAGTTCGACTGTAACGCCCAAGAGCAATATTTGCTGCTTACCCTACCAGCGGAGGATCGGGATTACATAGTCGCGTTGGGTTACCTCACCCACATAGGGAACTGGCTACCGCTGACTAGATCGGGAACGGTGCGGGTTGCCGCTGGCGTCGCCACGGAGAACGTTGTCCTGAGCTTGATGCTTCGCGATAGCAAAAATATCTATGCCTATTGGGAAATACCCCCAGTGGCAGTAGCGGCTCTCAAGCACCAAGGGGACAAAAGTTAA
- a CDS encoding polyprenyl synthetase family protein — translation MLRPTMCISMARAVGGMGHDALTSASALELYHNAFLIHDDIEDGSESRRGKGTLHQMIGIPRAINVGDATNVLAVGLLLENLSVIGVAKALKVLQEIEFMAQQSVEGQAMELDWVATNTSNLTDQDYFKMCVKKNCWYSFITPCRIGLIVGYPSANERDLVKYLAGISRFGMILGIAFQIQDDLLNLQGQLESYGKEIGGDIYEGKRTLMLNHVLAHSGSQSEKILEILALPREKKTTDQLAFIMDRMQCCGSIEHGWKVARSLANQAAEIFESLDFLQPETPLRPEEKWGCPVHDRRVLKELINYVIYRNV, via the coding sequence ATGCTGCGACCAACTATGTGTATTAGTATGGCTAGGGCAGTTGGAGGAATGGGACACGATGCCTTGACATCGGCATCTGCTCTAGAACTTTATCACAATGCTTTTTTGATTCACGATGACATAGAAGATGGTTCTGAATCTCGGCGGGGTAAGGGGACTTTACACCAAATGATTGGAATTCCCCGCGCCATTAATGTAGGCGATGCAACGAACGTCTTGGCAGTAGGTTTGTTGTTAGAAAATTTGTCAGTTATCGGAGTTGCCAAAGCTCTCAAAGTTTTGCAAGAAATCGAGTTTATGGCGCAGCAATCTGTCGAAGGACAGGCAATGGAACTAGATTGGGTTGCTACGAATACCTCAAATCTAACCGACCAAGATTATTTTAAGATGTGCGTAAAAAAAAACTGCTGGTATTCGTTTATTACTCCATGTCGAATTGGTTTAATCGTCGGATATCCATCAGCAAATGAGCGCGATCTGGTTAAATATTTGGCAGGCATAAGCCGATTTGGTATGATTCTGGGAATTGCGTTTCAGATTCAAGACGATTTGTTGAATCTACAAGGTCAACTTGAATCATATGGTAAGGAAATTGGCGGCGATATTTACGAAGGCAAACGCACCTTAATGCTGAATCATGTCTTGGCACATAGTGGATCTCAGTCTGAAAAGATTCTAGAAATTCTCGCCTTACCACGCGAGAAAAAAACTACCGATCAACTCGCTTTTATCATGGATCGAATGCAGTGTTGCGGTAGCATTGAACACGGCTGGAAAGTGGCCAGATCGCTGGCAAACCAAGCAGCCGAAATTTTTGAAAGCTTAGATTTTCTTCAGCCAGAAACTCCGCTACGCCCAGAAGAAAAATGGGGATGCCCCGTCCACGATCGTCGAGTTCTCAAAGAACTAATCAATTATGTGATTTATAGAAATGTGTGA
- a CDS encoding GTP-binding protein: MPDPPSAEKPCQANPANPSDLGELDSAIFTFADIQAELNYKQAQTALRDIVTNLDLTPQERTGLEPAIEELEVMLDKLERSIVLIAVFGMVGRGKSSLLNALVGEKVFETGPIHGVTRTSQRVNWCCSREAVGNNNTEVLRVSFSANGNSQVELIDTPGLDEVDGETRAVLARDVAKQADLILFIIAGDMTKVEHEALSEVRKAGKPILLVFNKIDQYPEVDRMAIYEKIRDDRVRELLSPDEIVMAAASPLVAQAVRRADGSLGVQLKPGSPQVEDLKLKILEILHREGKSLVALNSMLYADEVNEQLVGRKMAIRDSSANRIIWNASITKAVAIALNPVTALDLLSGAVIDVALILTLSKLYGLPMTQQGAVSLLQKIALCMGSLSASELVATLGLSSLKSLLGIAAPATGGASLGAYVSVALTQAGVAGVSSYGIGQVTKAYLANGASWGADSPKAVVNRILASLDETSILNRLKDELRAKLDFREGVEAKGTQMNPNI, translated from the coding sequence ATGCCCGATCCTCCTTCTGCTGAAAAGCCTTGCCAAGCTAACCCCGCAAATCCCTCAGATTTAGGGGAACTAGACAGCGCCATTTTCACCTTTGCCGATATTCAGGCAGAACTAAACTACAAACAAGCACAAACTGCCCTGCGAGACATCGTAACTAACCTCGATCTGACGCCCCAGGAAAGAACAGGGCTGGAGCCAGCTATTGAGGAACTAGAGGTGATGCTAGACAAATTAGAACGATCGATCGTCCTGATTGCCGTCTTTGGTATGGTAGGGCGAGGTAAATCTTCTTTGCTCAACGCCTTGGTGGGCGAAAAGGTATTTGAAACTGGCCCAATTCACGGCGTCACTCGCACCAGCCAACGGGTGAATTGGTGCTGTAGCCGGGAAGCAGTGGGTAATAACAATACCGAAGTGTTGCGAGTTTCCTTTTCTGCAAATGGTAATTCCCAGGTTGAATTAATCGATACTCCCGGATTGGATGAGGTGGACGGCGAAACCCGCGCCGTTTTAGCTCGCGACGTTGCCAAACAGGCCGATCTGATCCTGTTTATCATAGCTGGTGACATGACCAAAGTGGAACACGAAGCGCTTTCAGAAGTGCGGAAAGCCGGTAAACCAATTTTGCTCGTGTTCAACAAAATTGACCAGTATCCCGAAGTAGACCGGATGGCGATTTATGAGAAAATCCGAGATGACCGGGTGCGGGAATTGCTGTCGCCGGATGAGATTGTGATGGCAGCGGCTTCACCCCTTGTAGCGCAAGCAGTGCGTCGTGCTGATGGCAGTTTGGGGGTGCAGTTGAAACCGGGATCGCCGCAAGTTGAGGATCTGAAGCTGAAAATACTGGAGATTTTGCACCGAGAAGGTAAATCTTTGGTTGCGCTCAACTCTATGCTGTATGCGGATGAAGTGAACGAGCAGCTAGTGGGGCGCAAAATGGCGATTCGAGACAGCAGCGCTAATCGGATCATCTGGAATGCGTCTATTACTAAAGCGGTTGCGATCGCGCTCAACCCCGTCACTGCGCTAGACTTGCTCAGCGGTGCCGTAATTGACGTTGCCCTAATATTAACTCTGTCCAAGCTTTACGGCCTCCCCATGACGCAACAGGGAGCTGTATCTTTATTACAAAAAATCGCCCTGTGTATGGGCAGCTTGAGTGCTAGCGAACTTGTAGCCACTCTGGGACTCAGTTCCCTCAAAAGCTTATTGGGTATAGCAGCACCAGCAACTGGCGGTGCATCTCTAGGCGCTTATGTATCCGTAGCATTAACGCAAGCCGGTGTAGCGGGTGTTTCTTCCTACGGGATCGGACAAGTAACTAAAGCTTATTTAGCTAATGGGGCTTCTTGGGGTGCGGATAGCCCGAAAGCAGTTGTGAACCGCATTTTAGCTTCCCTTGATGAAACTTCTATTCTCAACCGCCTTAAGGATGAACTGCGAGCAAAGCTGGATTTTCGAGAAGGGGTAGAGGCTAAAGGTACGCAGATGAATCCAAATATTTAG
- a CDS encoding DUF3146 family protein, which produces MSFKRLPETIAYVRITGHCWQQGKIEGEVRAGEYDWQFQWCFRQGKLSVQPSLGRALIQEPLGRFLEQSDYQLEPGGDYAFAIRAEF; this is translated from the coding sequence GTGAGTTTTAAACGTTTACCAGAAACTATTGCCTATGTCCGAATTACCGGACACTGTTGGCAACAAGGCAAAATTGAAGGAGAAGTAAGGGCGGGTGAGTATGATTGGCAGTTCCAGTGGTGTTTTAGACAAGGCAAGTTGTCTGTCCAGCCATCCCTGGGACGAGCTTTAATTCAGGAGCCGCTGGGTCGTTTTCTGGAACAGTCGGATTACCAACTAGAGCCTGGGGGAGACTATGCTTTTGCGATCCGGGCTGAATTTTAG
- a CDS encoding pre-16S rRNA-processing nuclease YqgF, with translation MFSRAKPTPDSDLTPDQPVILGFDPGRQKCGLAVMAVDRKLHYHQVIAAEQAIATIQSLRQKYPISVLVMGDQTTAKTWKQQLTQDLPEPLRIILVDERYSTLEARDRYWQMYPPKGLYRLIPQGMRPLPRPVDDIVAILLIERYLERLLGTNK, from the coding sequence ATGTTTTCTCGTGCTAAGCCTACTCCCGACTCGGATTTGACCCCTGACCAGCCGGTAATCTTGGGCTTCGATCCAGGCCGTCAGAAGTGTGGTTTAGCCGTGATGGCAGTCGATCGCAAACTTCATTACCATCAAGTCATTGCCGCCGAGCAAGCGATCGCCACCATTCAAAGCTTACGTCAAAAGTATCCCATTTCTGTATTAGTAATGGGCGATCAAACTACAGCTAAAACTTGGAAACAGCAACTAACTCAAGACTTACCAGAGCCATTGCGGATAATTTTGGTTGATGAACGCTACAGTACGTTGGAGGCACGCGATCGCTATTGGCAAATGTACCCGCCCAAAGGTCTTTATCGCCTCATACCACAGGGAATGCGACCCCTACCGCGTCCTGTAGATGACATCGTTGCCATCCTCTTGATCGAAAGATACCTAGAACGACTGTTAGGAACTAACAAGTAG
- a CDS encoding DUF3084 domain-containing protein, with product MTTGLILIAAILVLGGVIASVGDRIGTKVGKARLSLFKLRPKNTAVLVTLLTGSLISGSTLAILFAASEQLRTGVFKLETIQKNLKNARQEIEQTKTQKNQVEAEKSRVEDELAQAKSEQATAQKRLDSTNQALQLVLAKLAEAFAKQARTEAQLNQTQGQLSRTESQLNQTQGQLSQTQDQLSQTKAELDGTGQQLKTVSGQAQELRSEIQRLQTERQDLIAQRNQVKAQITELKKQLDQRDEKIAARDRTIDLKDEKIAVQDQAIAQRDQKIAAQDQTISQREQEINVRDQRIATRDQVITQQESRLKQQQKQLTEREQLLAQRDTKLLEQGKKLSEREQKLNILQKEVATLEQDYQQLFQGNVTLRRGQVLSAGVVRIVEPTAARQAVDRLLLQANRVALERTRPSNKTYKEQVILIRQAEVNKLIAQIDDGKDYVVRIISAGNYVAGAESPVQVFVDVAPNRVVFQAGDVVASTSADPATMTEDQIRERLDLLIAASLFRVRRAGIVADKIQIGDDRIETLTRFLEQLKQSKQPIDVQVVTSDITYTAGPVKMDLIAIQGGQVIFRT from the coding sequence ATGACCACCGGCTTAATCCTGATTGCGGCAATTTTGGTGTTGGGGGGAGTGATCGCATCGGTGGGCGATCGCATCGGGACGAAAGTCGGTAAAGCAAGGCTGAGCCTATTTAAATTACGTCCCAAAAACACGGCGGTGTTGGTCACCCTCTTGACAGGCAGCCTAATTTCTGGCTCTACGTTGGCGATTTTGTTTGCTGCCAGCGAACAATTACGCACGGGCGTATTTAAACTGGAAACAATTCAGAAAAATCTCAAAAACGCCCGCCAAGAGATAGAACAAACTAAAACTCAGAAAAACCAGGTAGAAGCTGAAAAAAGTCGGGTAGAGGATGAGCTAGCCCAAGCAAAATCAGAGCAGGCAACAGCTCAAAAACGCCTGGATTCGACCAATCAAGCTTTGCAGCTGGTACTGGCGAAGCTAGCCGAAGCCTTCGCCAAACAGGCCCGAACAGAAGCACAACTGAATCAGACTCAGGGCCAGTTGAGCAGAACCGAAAGTCAATTAAATCAAACTCAAGGCCAGTTGAGTCAAACTCAAGACCAGTTGAGTCAAACCAAGGCCGAGTTAGATGGAACTGGGCAGCAATTGAAAACAGTCTCTGGGCAGGCTCAAGAACTTCGTTCAGAAATTCAAAGACTTCAGACGGAACGCCAAGATTTGATCGCCCAGCGCAACCAAGTCAAAGCCCAGATCACCGAACTCAAAAAACAGCTTGACCAGCGGGACGAGAAAATTGCAGCCCGCGATCGCACGATCGATCTCAAAGACGAGAAAATCGCCGTTCAAGACCAAGCGATCGCCCAGCGCGACCAAAAAATTGCCGCTCAAGATCAAACCATTTCTCAGCGAGAACAAGAAATTAACGTGCGCGACCAAAGAATCGCGACGCGAGACCAAGTTATTACACAGCAGGAAAGTCGCCTCAAACAACAGCAAAAACAACTCACAGAACGGGAGCAACTACTCGCCCAAAGAGATACCAAACTTTTAGAGCAAGGTAAAAAACTTTCAGAACGCGAACAAAAACTAAATATTTTACAAAAAGAAGTAGCAACCTTGGAACAAGACTATCAACAACTGTTTCAAGGGAATGTCACCCTGCGTCGCGGCCAAGTTCTTTCGGCGGGTGTTGTTCGCATTGTGGAACCGACCGCCGCTCGTCAAGCAGTCGATCGCCTATTGTTGCAAGCAAATCGAGTGGCTTTAGAACGCACTCGTCCCAGCAACAAGACTTATAAGGAACAAGTGATTTTGATCAGACAAGCTGAAGTGAATAAGTTGATCGCACAGATTGATGACGGTAAAGACTACGTGGTGCGAATTATTTCGGCTGGCAACTACGTCGCCGGAGCAGAATCTCCCGTGCAAGTGTTTGTCGATGTGGCTCCCAATCGCGTTGTATTTCAAGCTGGAGATGTGGTAGCGTCAACTTCTGCCGATCCCGCGACAATGACAGAAGACCAGATTCGGGAACGGCTCGATCTGCTGATTGCAGCTTCTCTATTTCGAGTCCGTCGCGCTGGCATTGTGGCTGATAAAATCCAGATCGGAGACGATCGCATCGAAACTCTGACGCGCTTTTTAGAACAACTGAAACAGTCTAAACAACCAATAGACGTTCAAGTGGTCACATCAGATATCACTTACACGGCTGGGCCAGTCAAAATGGATCTGATCGCCATTCAGGGCGGACAGGTGATCTTTAGGACTTGA
- the ntcA gene encoding global nitrogen regulator NtcA has translation MVMIQDRPLAVVFRQMGSGAFPPVVENFERGKTIFFPGDPAERVYFLLKGAVKLSRVYEAGEEITVALLRENSVFGVLSLITGNRSDRFYHAVAFTPVELLSAPIDQVEQALKENPELSMLMLRGLSSRILQTEMMIETLAHRDMGSRLVSFLLILCRDFGVSGPEGITIDLKLSHQAIAEAIGSTRVTVTRLLGDLRQEKMISINKKKITVHNPVTLSQQFT, from the coding sequence ATGGTGATGATACAAGATAGACCGCTAGCAGTTGTATTTCGTCAAATGGGTAGTGGGGCGTTTCCACCAGTCGTGGAAAACTTTGAAAGAGGCAAAACCATATTTTTCCCAGGCGATCCGGCTGAACGGGTATATTTTCTGCTTAAGGGCGCGGTAAAACTTTCCAGAGTTTATGAAGCAGGAGAAGAAATTACGGTGGCGCTGCTGCGAGAGAATAGCGTTTTTGGCGTCTTGTCGCTGATTACGGGGAATCGGTCTGATCGGTTTTACCATGCAGTTGCTTTCACCCCAGTCGAGCTGCTGTCAGCACCGATAGACCAAGTGGAACAAGCGCTCAAAGAAAATCCTGAGTTATCAATGCTAATGCTGCGGGGTCTTTCTTCTCGGATTCTGCAAACTGAGATGATGATCGAGACGCTGGCGCATCGAGATATGGGTTCCCGATTGGTCAGTTTTCTGCTGATTCTGTGTCGCGACTTTGGGGTTTCCGGCCCAGAAGGGATTACGATCGATCTGAAACTGTCCCATCAAGCGATCGCAGAAGCGATCGGTTCCACCCGCGTCACGGTTACCCGTTTGTTGGGGGATCTGCGGCAAGAAAAAATGATCTCAATCAACAAGAAAAAGATTACCGTCCATAACCCAGTCACCTTAAGTCAACAGTTCACTTAG
- the fabI gene encoding enoyl-ACP reductase FabI, giving the protein MLNLTGKNALVTGIANNRSIAWGIAQQLHKAGANLGITYLPDEKGRFEKKVAELVEPLNPSLFLPCNVQDEAQIQATFEAVREKWGKLDILIHCLAFANKEDLSGDFSQTSRQGFSLALDISAYSLIQLSGAAKPLMTEGGSIVTLTYLGGVRVIPNYNVMGIAKAALEMNVRYLASELGPQNVRVNGISAGPIRTLASSAVGGILDMIHHVEELAPLRRTVTQTEVGNAAAFLCSDLASGITGQILYVDAGYEIMGM; this is encoded by the coding sequence ATGCTGAATTTAACCGGAAAAAACGCACTTGTAACCGGCATTGCCAACAATCGCTCGATCGCTTGGGGCATTGCCCAACAACTCCATAAAGCTGGTGCTAATCTTGGCATCACCTACCTACCCGATGAAAAAGGTAGATTTGAGAAGAAAGTGGCGGAACTGGTAGAACCGCTCAATCCTAGCTTGTTTTTGCCCTGTAACGTCCAGGATGAAGCCCAGATTCAAGCTACCTTTGAGGCTGTCCGCGAAAAGTGGGGCAAACTTGACATCCTGATTCATTGCCTTGCTTTTGCTAACAAGGAGGATTTATCAGGTGATTTTAGCCAAACTTCGCGGCAAGGATTTTCCCTGGCTCTTGATATTAGCGCTTACTCGCTGATCCAGCTAAGTGGGGCTGCTAAACCTTTGATGACCGAAGGTGGCAGTATCGTCACTTTAACCTATCTGGGTGGGGTGCGAGTGATTCCCAACTACAATGTCATGGGGATCGCCAAAGCGGCTTTGGAAATGAATGTCCGCTACCTGGCGTCGGAACTCGGCCCGCAGAATGTGAGGGTAAATGGGATATCGGCTGGCCCGATCCGCACTCTGGCTTCTTCAGCTGTTGGTGGTATCCTGGATATGATTCACCATGTTGAAGAGTTGGCACCGCTGCGGCGCACTGTAACTCAGACGGAAGTGGGGAATGCTGCTGCTTTCCTTTGCAGCGATTTAGCCAGCGGCATTACAGGTCAGATCCTGTATGTGGATGCTGGGTACGAAATAATGGGAATGTAG
- the hisB gene encoding imidazoleglycerol-phosphate dehydratase HisB yields MQIRDRQISHPHHSEQILTARTASVKRTTGETDVQVTINLDGTGACIAKTGIPFLDHMLHQISSHGLIDLQVEATGDLEIDDHHTNEDVGITLGQALLKALGDRKGIVRFGNFLAPLDEALIQVALDFSGRPHLSYGLEIPTQRVGTYDTQLVREFFVALVNHSQMTLHIRQLDGINSHHIIEATFKAFARAMRMAVEIDPRRASTIPSSKGVL; encoded by the coding sequence ATGCAAATACGCGATCGCCAAATTTCACATCCCCACCACTCAGAGCAAATTTTAACTGCTCGAACAGCTTCGGTTAAACGAACTACTGGCGAAACCGATGTCCAAGTGACTATCAATCTTGACGGTACAGGTGCTTGCATAGCTAAAACGGGAATTCCGTTTTTAGATCATATGCTGCACCAAATTTCCTCTCACGGACTGATCGATCTCCAAGTCGAGGCGACGGGAGATTTGGAAATAGACGATCACCACACGAATGAAGATGTGGGGATTACATTGGGACAGGCGCTCTTGAAAGCGTTAGGCGATCGCAAAGGCATTGTCCGTTTTGGTAATTTCCTCGCGCCGTTGGATGAAGCTTTAATTCAGGTGGCATTAGACTTTTCGGGACGCCCTCATTTAAGTTATGGTTTGGAGATTCCAACGCAGCGAGTTGGTACTTATGACACTCAGCTAGTACGGGAATTTTTTGTGGCGTTGGTAAATCATAGCCAGATGACGCTGCATATTCGTCAATTGGATGGTATTAATTCCCACCACATTATTGAAGCAACATTTAAGGCGTTTGCTAGGGCGATGCGAATGGCGGTGGAAATAGATCCGCGCCGTGCTAGCACGATTCCCAGTTCTAAGGGAGTTTTATAG
- a CDS encoding DUF6575 domain-containing protein encodes MSFLLEYSSLELLETIKEYDYFNRALLFSCRNSAGEIFLAVWVHETEDFELYLCVPISQQRLTEVETGALDVRDAFKKAELGLVYEVKIPHENSPDMIETIPCEKLREECLPKAGYLLKSDAKTPPVLTK; translated from the coding sequence ATGAGTTTTCTTTTAGAGTATAGTAGTTTGGAACTTCTGGAAACAATTAAAGAATACGATTACTTTAACCGAGCGCTACTATTTTCTTGTCGCAATTCAGCCGGAGAAATATTCCTAGCTGTTTGGGTGCATGAAACAGAAGATTTTGAACTGTATCTTTGCGTTCCAATTTCCCAGCAAAGACTTACAGAGGTAGAAACGGGAGCGCTTGATGTAAGAGATGCTTTCAAGAAAGCAGAATTAGGCTTGGTTTATGAAGTAAAAATTCCTCATGAAAATAGCCCTGATATGATTGAAACTATTCCTTGTGAAAAACTCCGTGAGGAGTGCTTACCTAAAGCTGGGTATCTTCTCAAATCTGACGCTAAAACTCCTCCTGTTTTAACAAAGTGA
- a CDS encoding folate/biopterin family MFS transporter, which translates to MLISPSGKSWFKEFLTKRVFFGVEPSRDLIAILLVYLVMGILGLARLAISFFLKDELGLSPAEVSVLMGIAALPWVVKPLFGFMSDGLPIFGYRRRPYLVLAGLLGSAAWVSLATVVHSTWAATVAIALSSLSSMVSDVIADSLIVERAREETLSKAGSLQSLAWATTALGGFITAYLSGFLLEHFSTHTIFGITATFPLIVSAIAWLIAEEPASQSPHVSNVGNQVDKLRKALSQKAIWMPTVFLFILQATPSADVAFFFFTTNELKFEPEFLGRVRLVTSLASLVGVWLFQRFLKTIPFRTIFGWTIVLSTILGMTVLLLVTHTNRSLGIDDRWFSIGDSLILTVMGQIAYMPILVLSARLCPPGVEATLFALLMSVTNLASLLSSQFGAVLMYWLGITATNFDALWLLVLITNLTTLLPLPFLGLLAEADLQTQIQLKPPDSDRAGQPFLPDLISELSIVNGHHSAAKEKQLITED; encoded by the coding sequence ATGCTTATTTCTCCCTCTGGCAAGTCCTGGTTCAAAGAATTCTTGACAAAAAGAGTTTTTTTTGGTGTAGAACCAAGTCGCGATCTAATCGCCATTTTACTGGTTTACCTAGTGATGGGGATTTTAGGGTTGGCACGGCTAGCCATCAGCTTCTTCCTCAAAGATGAATTGGGGCTGAGTCCGGCGGAAGTTTCAGTTTTGATGGGAATAGCCGCCCTCCCCTGGGTAGTCAAACCGCTGTTTGGCTTTATGTCGGATGGACTGCCGATATTTGGATATCGGCGGCGTCCTTACCTAGTTTTGGCCGGGTTACTGGGATCGGCTGCTTGGGTGAGTCTGGCAACTGTGGTTCACAGTACTTGGGCGGCGACAGTTGCGATCGCCCTCAGTTCCCTTTCTTCGATGGTAAGTGACGTAATTGCCGACTCGCTAATCGTAGAACGAGCAAGAGAAGAGACTCTAAGCAAAGCAGGCTCGCTGCAATCCCTTGCCTGGGCTACCACAGCGCTTGGAGGTTTTATAACTGCCTACTTAAGTGGATTTTTGTTAGAGCATTTCAGTACCCACACTATATTTGGCATTACTGCCACTTTCCCGCTAATTGTGTCTGCGATCGCCTGGTTGATTGCGGAAGAACCAGCGAGTCAGTCTCCTCATGTCTCCAATGTCGGGAACCAAGTAGACAAATTACGGAAAGCTCTCAGCCAGAAAGCAATTTGGATGCCTACAGTATTTCTGTTCATTTTGCAAGCCACCCCATCAGCTGATGTCGCCTTCTTCTTCTTCACCACCAACGAGCTGAAATTTGAACCAGAATTTCTGGGAAGAGTGCGCCTGGTAACGAGTTTGGCATCTCTCGTTGGCGTATGGCTGTTCCAGCGTTTCTTGAAAACAATACCCTTTCGGACAATTTTCGGTTGGACGATCGTTCTCTCTACAATCTTGGGCATGACCGTGCTTTTGCTTGTTACCCACACCAACCGCAGCTTGGGAATTGACGATCGCTGGTTCAGTATAGGAGACAGCCTTATCCTCACCGTTATGGGACAAATTGCCTATATGCCCATCTTGGTGCTGTCGGCGCGGCTTTGCCCACCCGGTGTGGAAGCCACACTATTTGCTCTCCTGATGTCAGTGACAAATTTGGCATCGCTTCTCTCCTCTCAATTTGGAGCAGTCTTGATGTACTGGTTGGGAATTACCGCAACCAACTTTGACGCCCTCTGGTTGTTGGTTCTCATTACCAATCTCACCACCCTGTTGCCATTGCCGTTCCTGGGTTTGCTAGCAGAGGCAGACCTGCAAACACAGATTCAACTAAAACCGCCGGATTCCGATCGTGCGGGGCAACCTTTCTTACCGGACTTGATATCTGAGTTGTCAATAGTTAACGGTCACCATTCAGCGGCAAAGGAAAAACAACTCATAACAGAAGACTGA